A region of Desulfolithobacter dissulfuricans DNA encodes the following proteins:
- a CDS encoding PAS domain S-box protein, translated as MSGRLRLAAMSITSRIRLFNRVIGLVFLLMVVVMTLSLAYSRQVLVNSVTRNMETVIKNAQVGRDLASLLAESNLLFNTFYGRNDFLKTQGDQLLGMGEKIVALSTDPELNSSVRHLVEHLRSILSCAAVLNNLLQEKNSLEQAIFSELDMLDEIIAEQTINQIFAGQDTSFTEQLSVQILDYRYSLLDIGKKFAELATGHGVPEAQKKGLRTRLDDLVLNLQMIAVSNRETSEHGSHLLAQVTKYRDLVDRYQKTMEDFTNEIQAFNSARATSLSLLRDMDAEIASSTRVTAQNITEFFLGTGASLLVIALLGMAGVIVATSWFLRSTINEPMEMVKKTLTAFSQGDLTARIRMHRSDEWSLIEKMLNTMAEELLASRHDLQQSEEKYREIFNTPSDAILIHDAQTGEIIDVNQAMLEMFGYSYEEALAQNIGTLSVNEPPYTSEDAIEKITRTIEHGPQRFDWRSRRKNGELFWSEVGLKYREFGGRRYVVAVVRDITERKQAEQLLAAEREQLAVTLRSIGDGVITTDTHGTIVFLNRVAEQLTGWSNDEARGRPVSEVFNIISEKTGEPCENPIQRVLETGKIIGLANHTTLIARDGTRRSIADSGAPIRDSESRIIGVVLVFRDVTNEQRMEEELLKVKKLESVGILAAGIAHDFNNILAAILGNIDLAARLVSGEEKATRLLSEARKATSRAARLTQQLLTFAKGGDPVKETATLPQLIREAADFVLHGSQVYCEYDIPDDLWPVSVDVGQISQVIQNIIINARHAMPEGGRIEVRCANVEDVGAATLLSIHRGKFVQITIKDHGVGIPREIIDKIFDPYYTTKQEGSGLGLAICHSIITKHDGYIQVHSEPGQGTTFHVYLPASEQVDLERGDTLDITPATTGARIMVMDDEEMLRSLAASQLAHLGHEAILVRDGEEAVQRYQELLDAGTPVDLIIMDLTIPGGMGGREAVRRILDINPKARVIVASGYSNDPVLANCREYGFIASVAKPFDLEEMQAVISAVL; from the coding sequence GTGTCGGGTCGCCTGCGTCTTGCTGCCATGTCGATAACGTCCAGGATACGCCTGTTCAACCGGGTGATCGGCCTGGTGTTTCTGCTTATGGTGGTTGTCATGACCCTGTCGCTGGCCTATTCGCGCCAGGTCCTGGTGAACAGCGTGACCCGGAACATGGAAACCGTGATAAAAAACGCCCAGGTCGGCCGCGATCTTGCCAGCCTGCTCGCTGAAAGCAACCTGCTGTTCAACACCTTTTACGGCCGGAATGACTTTCTCAAGACCCAGGGCGATCAGCTGCTTGGTATGGGTGAAAAAATCGTCGCTCTCTCCACTGATCCGGAGCTCAACAGTTCTGTCCGTCATCTCGTGGAGCATCTCCGCTCCATCCTCTCCTGCGCCGCTGTTCTCAACAACCTGCTCCAGGAAAAAAACAGTCTGGAACAGGCTATCTTCAGCGAGCTCGATATGCTGGACGAGATCATTGCCGAACAGACCATTAACCAGATCTTCGCCGGCCAGGACACCTCGTTTACAGAGCAGCTCTCCGTCCAGATCCTGGACTATCGCTACAGCCTGCTCGATATAGGAAAAAAGTTCGCCGAACTGGCCACCGGTCATGGGGTACCAGAGGCGCAGAAAAAAGGTCTGCGCACCAGGCTCGACGACCTGGTTCTCAACCTGCAGATGATCGCGGTCTCGAACCGGGAAACCTCGGAACATGGCAGTCACCTTCTGGCCCAGGTGACAAAATATCGTGACCTGGTGGACCGCTATCAGAAGACCATGGAGGACTTCACTAATGAGATCCAAGCGTTCAACAGTGCCAGGGCGACGAGCCTGTCCCTGCTCAGGGATATGGATGCGGAGATCGCCAGCAGTACCCGGGTCACAGCGCAGAATATTACGGAGTTTTTCCTCGGTACCGGAGCCTCCCTGCTGGTGATCGCCCTGCTTGGGATGGCCGGCGTGATCGTGGCCACCTCCTGGTTTCTCCGCTCGACCATCAATGAGCCCATGGAGATGGTGAAGAAAACCCTCACCGCCTTCAGCCAGGGTGATCTCACGGCCCGCATCAGAATGCACCGCTCCGACGAGTGGAGTCTGATCGAAAAAATGCTCAACACCATGGCCGAAGAACTTCTCGCTTCCCGGCACGACCTGCAGCAGTCGGAAGAGAAGTACCGGGAAATATTCAATACTCCCAGTGATGCCATCCTCATCCATGATGCGCAGACCGGCGAGATTATCGATGTGAACCAGGCCATGCTGGAGATGTTTGGCTACTCCTACGAGGAGGCGCTGGCCCAGAACATCGGGACCCTCAGCGTTAACGAGCCGCCCTATACCTCGGAAGATGCCATTGAAAAGATTACCCGCACCATCGAGCATGGTCCCCAGCGCTTTGACTGGCGCTCCAGGAGGAAAAACGGGGAGCTGTTCTGGTCCGAGGTGGGACTCAAGTACAGAGAGTTTGGCGGCCGACGCTATGTGGTGGCAGTGGTCCGTGATATTACCGAACGCAAACAGGCCGAACAGCTTCTGGCCGCGGAAAGGGAACAGCTGGCCGTCACCCTGCGCTCCATCGGCGACGGAGTCATCACCACCGATACCCACGGGACCATAGTCTTTCTGAACAGGGTGGCCGAGCAACTTACCGGATGGTCCAATGACGAGGCCCGGGGCCGGCCGGTCTCCGAGGTGTTCAATATCATCAGTGAAAAAACCGGTGAGCCCTGTGAAAATCCCATCCAGCGGGTTCTGGAAACGGGCAAGATCATAGGTCTTGCCAATCATACGACCCTGATTGCCCGCGATGGTACCAGGCGGAGCATTGCCGACAGCGGGGCACCCATCCGTGACAGCGAGAGCCGGATCATTGGCGTGGTCCTGGTCTTTCGAGATGTCACCAATGAGCAGCGGATGGAAGAAGAGCTGCTCAAGGTGAAAAAGCTGGAATCCGTCGGCATTCTGGCCGCAGGGATCGCCCACGACTTCAACAATATCCTCGCCGCTATCCTGGGCAATATCGATCTGGCTGCCCGGCTGGTCTCAGGAGAGGAAAAGGCCACCCGGCTCCTGTCCGAGGCCAGAAAGGCCACCAGCCGCGCCGCCCGGCTGACCCAGCAGCTGCTGACCTTTGCCAAGGGTGGTGATCCGGTAAAGGAGACCGCAACACTGCCCCAGCTTATCCGCGAGGCGGCGGATTTTGTCCTCCATGGCAGCCAGGTTTACTGTGAGTACGATATTCCAGACGATCTCTGGCCGGTTTCCGTGGATGTGGGCCAGATAAGCCAGGTGATCCAGAACATCATCATCAATGCCCGCCATGCCATGCCCGAGGGCGGACGGATCGAGGTACGCTGTGCCAATGTGGAGGATGTGGGCGCCGCGACGCTTTTGAGTATTCACCGGGGAAAATTCGTCCAGATAACCATTAAGGATCACGGTGTGGGTATTCCCCGGGAAATCATCGACAAGATATTTGATCCCTACTATACGACCAAGCAGGAAGGAAGCGGCCTGGGACTGGCCATCTGTCACTCGATCATCACCAAGCATGATGGGTATATCCAGGTGCACTCGGAACCGGGCCAGGGTACGACTTTTCATGTTTATCTGCCGGCCTCCGAGCAGGTGGATCTGGAACGCGGGGATACTCTGGACATCACCCCGGCGACCACCGGGGCCCGGATCATGGTGATGGATGACGAGGAGATGCTGCGTAGCCTGGCTGCCTCCCAGCTGGCCCATCTCGGCCATGAAGCCATTCTGGTCCGTGATGGTGAAGAAGCGGTCCAGCGTTACCAGGAACTGCTCGACGCTGGCACCCCGGTGGATCTTATCATCATGGACCTGACCATCCCCGGCGGGATGGGCGGCCGGGAGGCCGTCCGCCGGATTCTTGACATCAATCCCAAGGCCCGGGTTATCGTGGCCAGCGGCTATTCAAACGATCCGGTCCTGGCGAACTGCCGCGAGTATGGTTTTATCGCCTCGGTGGCCAAGCCTTTTGATCTCGAGGAAATGCAAGCTGTTATCTCGGCGGTGCTCTGA
- the zwf gene encoding glucose-6-phosphate dehydrogenase, with protein sequence MMNRHKEACDFTIFGVLGDLSRRKLIPALYQLDRARLLDDKTRIIGVARHELSQDAFIARMQGSLETFVGEPLDSEVVNRLLGRMQYVLINLDRPEEYRRLDKVVDQEQRILINYFSVSPFLYGNICTGLDHAGLITPTTRVVLEKPIGRDLATSRAINDAVAKVFTEEQVYRIDHYLGKETVMNLLALRFANSIFTTNWDHNTIDHVQITVAEQVGIEGRWGYFDKAGQLRDMVQNHLMQILTLVAMEPPVDLNGDSLRNEKLKVLKALRPITRENVEDKVVRGQYGPGFIKGKPVPGYLEEKGGNPHSTTETFVAIRVDIDNWRWADVPFYLRTGKAMATKRSEVVINFKRLPHNIFSDSYRKLPPNKLIIRLQPDEGVEIEMLNKVPGIGEGIELQRTMLDLSFSEAFSGERITDAYERLLLEIMRGNQALFIHRDEVERSWSWIDSIQDAWAQCNEPPKPYPAGSWGPVASVALLARDGREWEE encoded by the coding sequence ATGATGAACAGGCACAAAGAGGCTTGCGATTTCACCATTTTCGGTGTCCTTGGCGACCTTTCCCGCCGCAAACTGATCCCGGCCCTTTACCAGCTGGACCGGGCCCGGCTGCTTGACGATAAAACCCGGATCATCGGCGTGGCCCGCCACGAGCTCAGCCAGGACGCCTTCATTGCAAGAATGCAGGGGAGCCTGGAGACCTTTGTCGGCGAACCCCTTGACTCCGAGGTGGTCAACCGGCTGCTCGGGCGGATGCAGTATGTGCTGATCAATCTGGACCGGCCGGAAGAGTACCGGAGGCTGGACAAGGTCGTGGACCAGGAGCAGCGGATTCTGATCAACTATTTTTCCGTTTCACCTTTTCTCTATGGCAACATCTGCACCGGCCTGGACCATGCCGGACTCATTACCCCGACCACCAGGGTGGTTCTGGAAAAACCCATCGGCCGGGACCTGGCCACCTCCAGGGCGATCAACGACGCGGTGGCAAAAGTCTTTACCGAGGAACAGGTGTACCGCATCGACCATTACCTGGGTAAGGAAACGGTAATGAATCTTCTCGCCCTGCGTTTTGCCAACTCCATCTTCACCACCAACTGGGACCACAACACCATCGACCATGTGCAGATCACCGTTGCCGAACAGGTAGGCATCGAGGGACGCTGGGGCTATTTTGACAAGGCCGGCCAGCTCCGGGACATGGTCCAGAATCATCTGATGCAGATCCTGACCCTGGTGGCCATGGAGCCGCCGGTCGACCTCAACGGCGACAGCCTGCGCAACGAAAAGCTCAAGGTGCTCAAGGCACTGCGACCGATCACCCGGGAAAACGTGGAGGACAAGGTGGTCCGCGGCCAGTACGGCCCCGGTTTTATCAAGGGTAAACCGGTTCCCGGCTACCTGGAGGAGAAAGGCGGCAATCCCCATTCCACCACCGAGACCTTTGTCGCCATCCGGGTTGATATCGACAACTGGCGCTGGGCCGATGTACCTTTTTACCTGCGTACCGGCAAGGCCATGGCCACCAAGCGCTCGGAGGTGGTCATCAACTTCAAGCGTCTGCCCCATAACATCTTTTCCGATTCGTACCGCAAGCTGCCACCCAACAAGCTGATCATCCGCCTCCAGCCCGACGAGGGCGTGGAGATAGAGATGCTCAACAAGGTTCCGGGAATCGGTGAAGGGATCGAGCTGCAGCGAACCATGCTGGACCTGAGCTTTTCCGAGGCCTTCAGCGGCGAGCGGATTACCGATGCCTATGAGCGGCTCCTGCTGGAGATCATGCGCGGCAACCAGGCCCTTTTCATCCACCGCGACGAGGTGGAACGCTCCTGGAGCTGGATCGACTCCATCCAGGATGCCTGGGCCCAGTGCAATGAACCGCCCAAGCCCTACCCGGCCGGTTCCTGGGGCCCGGTGGCCTCGGTGGCGCTGCTGGCCCGGGACGGCAGGGAGTGGGAAGAGTAA
- a CDS encoding ABC transporter substrate-binding protein, whose protein sequence is MKDDVSWSRTFCGTLILILFMLLSLLTPATAGAAKQYKVLVVMSYEQDYPWVQAIRRGIDQVLAGDCDIRYFYLDTKKDIAGGRRKARQAYEVYRQWQPDGVIAVDDNAQSMFVVPYLLDKVNTPVMFCGVNADPHRYGYPGRNVSGILERLHIRESIVFAGQLSRIQTVCFLMKKSPVAALVRNQVDQEKETYPAKSLGFYLPATLDEALVTVDDLRRRCDLLFIETLEGIPDGDGKPLTSKEVIPLVVKAFGGPTAGTDLHSVRYGVLCSVIKSGEEQGETAATKLLRAMTGTPVAEIPITRNYRGKRVLNVTTMKNLGIRARPMLLRGTQLVRIEE, encoded by the coding sequence ATGAAAGATGATGTATCCTGGAGCCGGACATTTTGTGGCACGCTCATCCTTATTCTCTTCATGCTCCTCTCTCTACTCACTCCGGCGACCGCCGGGGCGGCAAAACAGTACAAGGTCCTGGTGGTCATGAGTTATGAACAGGACTATCCCTGGGTTCAGGCCATCCGTCGGGGTATCGATCAGGTGCTGGCCGGGGACTGCGATATCCGGTACTTCTACCTGGATACCAAGAAAGACATTGCAGGTGGTCGGCGGAAGGCCAGGCAGGCCTATGAAGTCTACCGTCAGTGGCAACCCGACGGCGTGATTGCTGTTGATGATAATGCCCAGTCAATGTTTGTCGTGCCCTATCTGCTTGATAAGGTGAACACTCCGGTGATGTTTTGCGGGGTCAACGCCGATCCCCACCGGTACGGTTATCCCGGCCGCAATGTCTCCGGAATTCTCGAACGGCTCCATATCCGGGAATCCATCGTCTTTGCCGGCCAGCTTTCCAGGATCCAGACCGTGTGTTTTCTCATGAAGAAAAGTCCGGTGGCCGCCCTGGTAAGAAACCAGGTGGATCAGGAAAAGGAAACATATCCGGCAAAGAGCCTGGGCTTTTATCTGCCCGCCACCCTTGACGAGGCCCTGGTCACGGTGGATGACCTCAGGCGGCGCTGCGATCTTCTCTTTATTGAAACGCTGGAAGGGATCCCCGATGGAGACGGAAAGCCACTGACCAGTAAAGAGGTCATCCCGCTGGTCGTCAAGGCCTTTGGCGGCCCCACCGCCGGTACAGATCTGCATTCGGTGCGATACGGGGTGCTCTGCTCGGTGATCAAGAGCGGGGAAGAACAGGGGGAAACCGCCGCCACCAAACTGCTTCGGGCCATGACCGGAACCCCGGTCGCAGAAATTCCCATCACCAGAAACTATCGCGGAAAACGGGTGCTCAACGTGACCACCATGAAGAACCTGGGTATCAGGGCCAGGCCCATGCTCCTGCGTGGGACCCAGCTCGTCCGGATAGAGGAGTAG